From one Triticum aestivum cultivar Chinese Spring chromosome 4B, IWGSC CS RefSeq v2.1, whole genome shotgun sequence genomic stretch:
- the LOC123094974 gene encoding uncharacterized protein, with the protein MDSTEALPDDALANILRRLRASDLAASRCVRKAWCAVVDAHRLLLPHFLPREVRGIFVNYIDYDRPRFFARPSTERPAINGDLGFLPGYNWGFEPIVDHCNGLLIYGNEWRAFFVVNPATRRWERLPRLDAKNYNTYLVFDPAVSPHYQVFAIPQVPEKVIPVQPQPVPDKKPLTPFYPTEFFSLFEDTPEVLTKDLEEDCEDGPSELSPEQTIEEDISAPSPVEVPEDSLIEDPEDLVEFPPSSWMLDVFSSSTKEWQKRLFIREGEALDTVATIRLDSLEPTFWGSRWRYGVYWRGALYVHCRGAFVARLFLQDGKYQVVKTPIDIEESKRAQPCLGKSEKGVYFATIHDEYLFRVWILLNESCQISWSLKHHIDLNPWATIYLNQPKGIDKTWFLYGDNNEDGTNGDENFEWNSDDDNVLNIEDDYEPFYSHVSILGFHPYKEIVFLEVSSFRVVAYHLNSS; encoded by the exons ATGGATTCGACGGAAGCCCTGCCCGACGACGCGCTCGCAAACATCCTCCGCCGCCTCCGGGCATCCGACCTCGCCGCGTCCCGCTGCGTGCGCAAGGCGTGGTGCGCCGTCGTCGACGCCCATCGGCTGTTGCTTCCGCATTTTCTCCCGCGTGAGGTGCGCGGCATCTTCGTCAACTACATAGACTACGACCGCCCGCGCTTCTTCGCCCGCCCCTCGACGGAGCGGCCCGCGATCAACGGCGATCTTGGCTTCTTGCCTGGGTACAACTGGGGTTTCGAGCCAATTGTGGATCACTGCAACGGCCTCCTTATCTACGGCAATGAGTGGAGGGCGTTCTTCGTGGTCAACCCTGCCACGAGGCGGTGGGagcgtctcccacgccttgatgcCAAGAACTACAACACGTACCTCGTGTTTGATCCTGCCGTGTCACCGCATTATCAAGTGTTTGCGATTCCACAGGTGCCCGAGAAAGTCATTCCAGTCCAACCACAACCAGTGCCCGACAAGAAGCCCCTAACACCCTTCTACCCCACTGAGTTTTTCTCGTTGTTTGAAGATACACCAGAAGTACTCACCAAGGACTTGGAAGAGGACTGCGAAGATGGACCATCGGAATTGTCACCGGAACAAACCATTGAAGAGGACATATCCGCACCGTCGCCAGTTGAGGTTCCAGAAGACTCACTAATTGAGGATCCAGAAGACTTGGTGGAATTTCCACCATCCTCATGGATGCTAGACGTGTTCTCGTCTAGTACAAAAGAATGGCAAAAGAGGTTGTTTATCCGTGAAGGTGAGGCTTTGGACACAGTGGCTACTATACGGCTGGATAGTTTAGAACCAACATTTTGGGGGTCGAGGTGGCGCTATGGTGTCTACTGGCGAGGAGCACTCTATGTGCATTGTCGTGGTGCATTTGTTGCAAG GTTATTCTTACAGGATGGCAAGTACCAAGTAGTGAAAACACCAATAGATATCGAGGAAAGCAAACGTGCACAACCTTGTCTGGGGAAATCAGAAAAAGGGGTTTACTTTGCAACAATTCATGATGAATATCTATTTCGGGTTTGGATTTTATTAAATGAATCATGTCAGATATCTTGGTCATTGAAGCATCACATTGATCTTAACCCATGGGCAACGATATATTTGAACCAGCCTAAGGGAATTGACAAAACTTGGTTCTTATATGGTGATAACAATGAAGATGGAACCAATGGGGATGAGAATTTTGAATGGAACTCCGATGACGATAACGTTCTGAATATTGAAGATGATTATGAACCTTTCTACAGCCATGTTTCTATCCTCGGATTTCACCCCTACAAAGAGATTGTTTTCTTAGAGGTATCATCATTCAGAGTAGTGGCTTATCATCTGAATAGCTCATAA